TCCGCACCACCGGCCACATTGGCGCCGCCATGGATCCAGACGAACACCGGCAACGGCTTGGCCGGATGCAGCTGCGGGGTCTGCACTTCCACATACAGGCAGTCTTCGCTGCCGCGGCTGGCCATGGCGTTGTTCCAGCCCAGCGCGGGCTGCACGCACGGCGTGGCTGCCTGGGTGGCATCACGCACCTGCGTCCATGCGGCGGCCGGTTGCGGTGGCCGCCAGCGCAGCGGCCCAAGCGGCGGTGCGGCAAACGGAATCTTGCGGAACACTGCGCTGCCATCGTCCTGCCACTGACCACGCACCGGCCCGTGGTCGGTCTGCACCTCTGGCGGCTCGACCGGCGACAGGGCAGCAGCATTGCCGGCCATGGCCAAGGCGCAACTTGCGGCAAACATCCAGATACCTGTGCGCATCGTTATGCTCCTGGCAGCGCGCGTGCGCGCCACGCGGCTTGGAAGACAGCGGTAGCGGAAGCCACGTTGAGACTTTCCACCAGGCCGCTGCCGTGGATGGACAACTGCAGATCGCAGTCGCGCGCGAACTGGCGGTCCATGCCCTCGCTTTCCGCGCCCATCACGTACACCAGGCGTTGCGGCAGGCTGGCAGCGAAGACGTCCTGGCCGCCATCGACGAGCGTGGCCGCCACCGCAAACCCGGCGTGCCGCAACTGCGCCAGCGCCTGCGCGGTCTGCGGCAACTGCACCAGCGGCACCGCTTCGGCACCGCCTTCGGCGACACGGGCCGCCGCGCCGGACAACCCCAGCGTGGAGCCGGCCGGCAGCAGCAGGCCGGCCACACCGAAGTGCGCCGAGGAGCGCAGGATCGCGCCAAAGTTGTGCGGATTGCCCACACCATCCAGCCACAGCGCCAGCACCGGGCCCGGCGGCAGCGCGGCCAGCCATTCCTGCAGCGGCTGCGGCGGCACGCGCAGCACATCGGCCACCACGCCTTCGTGGTGCGCACTGGCAGCGAGCTTGCTCAGGTCGGCCTCTTCCACCACGCGGTAGCCGATGCGCTGGGCCACGCACCAGGCCAGCACCGCCTTGAACTGCGGGATGCGCGCTTCGGTCAGGTAGAGCTTGCGCAGCGCCTGCGGACGCGCCTTGAACACCGCCTGCACCGCATTGATGCCGTACAGGCGCAGCTCGCGCGCGGTGTTGGCGTTGGCAGCGGCCGGTGCGGCGGCGGGACGTGCCGCGGGCGCAGCCGGCGCCGGGGCGCGTGGTGCCGCACGACCCCACGGGTTGAGCGGCGTAGCGCCGCTACCGGTGTTGCCGCGTGGCGGTCGTGCGCCACGTCCATCGTGCTGTGTCATCGTTGTGTCCAGAAATCCGCGTTCTTGATGCCAAGCCGGGCCGGATCGAAGACCGGATCCAGCCCCTGGCGTTTTTGTCGTTCGTAGTCCTTCAGGGCCAGCATCGCCGGCTTGTGCAGGATCAGGATGGCGATGATGTTGAGCCAGGCCATGACGCCGACGCCGATGTCGCCAAGCGCCCAGGCCAGCTGCGCATTATGGAACGCGCCGAAGATCACCATGCCCAGGATGCCCAGGCGCAGCAACAGCACGGTAAGCGGGCGGCGGCGGTTGCCATTGACGTAGTTGAGGTTGGTTTCGGCCATGTAGTAATAGGCCATGATGGTGGTGAAGGCGAAGAAGAACAGCGCCACCGCCACAAAGCCCGCGCCCCAGCCCGGCAGCACCGATTCCACCGCCGCCTGCGCATACCCGGGGCCTTCTTCCACCCCGCTCAGGCCGGCATACAGGCCAGGCTTGGCGCCGTCGGGCGCGTACACGTTGTACTTGCCGGTGGTGAGGATCAGGAACGCGGTGGCGGTGCACACCATCATGGTGTCGAAGTAGATCGCAAACGCCTGCACATACCCCTGCTTGGCCGGATGCGAGACCTCTGCCGCGGCCGCGGCATGCGGCCCGGTGCCCTGCCCGGCTTCGTTGGCGTAGATGCCGCGCTTGACGCCCCATTCCACCGCCAGCCCCAGCAGGGCGCCGAACGCGGCATGGCTGCCGAAGGCACTGCTGAAGATGGTGGCGAACATGTCCGGCACACGCTCGGCATTGAGCACCATGATGACCAGCGCCATCAGGATGTAGCCCATCGCCATGAACGGCACCACGATTTCGGCGAAGTTGGCGATGCGCTTGACGCCACCGAAAATGATCACCCCAAGCATGCACGCCACCACGATGCCGATGCCCAGCTTGGCCGCATCGCGCATCGGCAGGCCCATCCACTGCCCGTCCATCGCACCGCACAGGCTGGTGCCGCGGCAGGCGTTGATGGCGCTGTCGGCAATCGCATTGGCCTGCACGCCCGGCATCAGAAACCCGGTGGCGATGATGGTGGCCACCGCGAAGCTGAGCGCGTACCACTTCAGACCCATTGCCTTTTCGATGTAGTACGCCGGGCCGCCGCGATAGCGGCCGTCGGCATCCTTGGTCTTGTAGATCTGCGCCAGCGTCGATTCCACGTACGAGGTGGACGCGCCAAGGAACCCCATCACCCACATCCAGAAGATCGCGCCCGGCCCGCCGAAGGCAATGGCGGTGGCGACGCCGGCGATGTTGCCGATGCCGATACGCCCGGCCATCGACATTGCCAGTGCCTGGAACGAGGACACCCCGGCATCGGACTTCTGCCCGCCCACGGTGAGACGGATCATTTCCACGAACCCGCGTACCTGCATGAAACCGGTGCGGATGGTGAAGTACACGCCCGCCCCCAGGCACATGAAGATCAGCGCCTTGCTCCAGACGATGCCGTTGATGCCATTGATGAGTGCTTCCACGCAATCTCCCCGAGTGCTGGATCGTGAACCCCAGCGACGTGGGGAGTGGGTCGATTCTGGCCGAAAGCGCCGCGCGATGCGACGTCTATGCCTGGTGCCTTGTGCGTGGCGGGTGATGCGCGCTCAGCACGCCATGCCGTGTCGGCTGCGCATGTGCATGTGCATGCCGTGCGCACCATATGGGGCATGGGGACATGCATGCCGCGCCCCTGCGCGACGACGCCCCTGGCATGCGGCCGCCTGGCCAAGCCCGGATCCATGCCGCGAGCGAGCATGGGGTGCATGCGAACGCTGCACCAACACCGGCATGTGCGCGTGGCACATGCCGGTTCGTGCACCAAGCGCGCCCCGTGCGGTCGCGCTGCGTGCCGCCTCAGCGCTTGGCCGTCTGCGCCTGTTGGAGCGCGGCGCACAGGCGAATGCTCTCGCCGGTCTGGGCCAGACCGCGATCGGCACCGCTGAGGCTGGCCAGACGCGGCTTGAAGAACGCCTCCAGGCGGTCGGCCTCTTCGCTGCTGCAGCCACCGCTCGCGCCCAGTGCCGGCAAGCCGCCACCATCGAACGAACCGCTGCGCTGCACGATGCGGTCGAAGTTGGCGGTGAACCACGGCCACATCGATGCATGCGACGCGTGCTCGGCGTGGCCGCGACGCAGCAGGCTCTTCATCTCGCCGACCTTGATTGCATCGGTGAGCGCAAAATCCCGCACCTGCTTGAGCAATGCCGGATCCTGCACCGCACCCAGCCCGTCGATCATCGCGTTGCGCTGCGCCGGGTCGGCATGCGTGCGCAAGGCCGCGATCAAGGCATCCACCGCGGCCGCGCCACGTTCCTGCACGGTCACCGCCAGTGCGCTACCGAGCAGGTCGGGATTGGCTGCGGAGAAGTCCAGCGCGCCGTTGCCGCCGGCCAGCACGGCATCGCCCTGGGCGAGCAAGGCCTTGCGCACCTCGGGATTGCGCAGGCGCAGGCCGAACAGGCTGGCCAGGGAGCTCCGCAGCGCGACATCGTCGACCGACTCGCCGCTGCGCCGCGTATAACCCAACTGGCGCAGGCGCGGCAGGTAGGCCTGCTCGGCCACCTTGCGCAAAGCGCCGCGTTGCGCGTCGGTGCTGGCCTGGTACTGCCAGATCCACACGAAGCGGTCCACCAGCGCGGTGGACACATCGGCCGACGGCGACGGCGCCAGTTGCTTGAGTGCTGCCAGCACCGCATCGCTGTCGGCATCGCCATGGCGGTAGGCCGCGTCGATCGCATCGGCATAGGCGAGCTTTTCGCTGTCGTCGAGCTGGCCGATCTGCTTGCCCAGTGCGGCCAGCTGCTTCTTCGGCAGGCTGAAACGGTAATAGCCGGCACCACGCGCGTTCGGGAAGACCCAGGTGTTGTTGCCGGCACCTTCCAGCACGATGCTGCCGCTGGCGCTGTCCAGCAGCTGGCAGGCAGTACCGACCTGATTCTTGCCCTTGCCGTATTTCACGCACACCGGCACGCCCCACTGCTGCGCGGTCGACCCGGTCGAGCCCAGCGGCAGATACCGCTGCTGCTGCAGGTTGACCACGGTCTTGCCACCGGCGCGGGCCACCTGGGTCTGCAGGTACGGCACGCCCGGCTGGTCGAGGAAACTGCGGAAGGCTGCCTTGAACGCATCGTCCTTGCCGGCCGCGTCGGCGATCGCATCGACCAGGTCGTCGGCAGTGGCATTGGCGAACCTGTGCTTGGCGATATAGGCCCGCATGCCCTCGCGGAACACCTCCTCGCCGACGAAGGCTTCGAACATCGCCAGCACCGCTGCACCCTTCTGGTAGGTGATGCCGTCGAAGGCGGTCTCGATATCGCCATTGCCGGTGATCGGCTGGCGGATCTTGCGTGCGCTGACCAGGCTGTCGTTGTTCATCGCATACTGCGCGCCGCCGATACGATCCAGGTTGGCGTGATACTCCGGATGCAGCTGCATGGTGATCTTCTGCTGCATCCAGGTGGCGAAGGCCTCGTTGAGCCACAGGTCGTCCCACCACGCCATGGTCACGGTGTCGCCGGTCCATTGGTGCGCCAGCTCATGCGCGTTGGTGTTGAAGGAGCGCTGCACGTTCACTGCCGGCGAGTCCTTGTCCAGCAACAGCAGCCAGTCGCGGAAGGTGACAAAGCCCGGGTTCTCCATCGCACCGGCGCTGAAATCCGGAGCGGCCACCAGATCGAGCTTGTCGAAGGGATAGCCGAATGCGTAGTAATCCTCCAGCGCGGCGATGATCGCCGGGGTCTGGTCCAGTGCGGGGGTGATGCGCGGACCCTGCCCCTTGGCGGCAATGCCGCGCAACGGCGTGGCGTTGGGGCGCTGCGGCGTGGCCGGCATGGCGGGCACATCCACCACATCCCACGGACCGGCCGCGTACGCCACCAGGTAGGTAGGCAACGGCACGGTGGGCGCGAAGGTCACTGTCTTCCACCCCTTGCCGGCCGGCTTGGTCGAGGTGGCGATGGTATTGGCCAGCGCCTGGTCGTCCTTGGGCACGGTCAGGCTGATGTCGAAGGGCGTCTTGAATGCAGGCTCGTCAAACCCGGGAAATGCGTAGCGCGCGCTGATCGGTTCCATCTGCGTCATCGCATAGGCATTGCCCTGGTACTTCACCTGATACAGGCCCTGCAGCTGCTGATTGAGCGGCGCGCTGTAGGCGATGTCCACGGTGATGGTCTGTGGCTTGAGCGTGCGACCGAAATCCAGACGCACCACACCGGCCTGCGCATCGGCCTGTACATAGCGCGCGGTCAGCGCCTTGCCCTTGCCGGGCTTGACCGTGGCCTTGCTGACCTTCAGCTCCTTGCCGTGCAACCACACGTGGTCGGAGGCCTGCTTGAGCTGCACGCGAATGATGGTGCGGCCACTGAACTGCGCCTGGTCCGGATCGATCTTCAGCGCCAAACTGTAGCGCTCGGGCACCGCCCACGCCGGCAGGCGTCCATTGGGCAACGGCTCACCGGAGGATTGCGCCAGCGCCGTGCCGCAGCACAACGCAAGAAGGGAAGGAGCAAGCAGGCAGGCAAGACGGCGCATCGGCATTTCCGGTCAGGGTAACCGCCGAAGTCGATCACAGGCGGCAGTGACTGTCATGTGTCCTTCGTCATTGCGCGGCCCAGCCAGCGCTCTGGCACGGGCATTCAGACCAGAGGCGAGGGTTTCACGCAGCGATCTCGACCGACGGCGCCATCGCATAACCGCAGTCAACGCTCTAGGGCATACCGCGCGGCCACCTTGCAGATATTTCAATCACCCGACTCGTACGCCGGCTGGCAGGCGCTAGGCGTGCCCACCCACCGACGGGGTTTTCGCCTCCAGCGCGTCCAATTGGCGTGCCAGCGCCTCCGGCGACTTGGTGTACGGGGCGATCAGGCTGTAGAACGCCGGCACCACGTACAGCGACAGCAGCGTGGACAGCGAGACGCCGAAGATCACCACCACGCCGATGGTCGCGCGGCTGGCCGAGCCGGGCCCGCCGGCCACCACCAGCGGGATCGCGCCGACCACGGTGGCGATGGAGGTCATCAGGATCGGGCGCAGGCGCACCGATGCCGATTCCACGATCGCCGCGTGCACGCTGCGGCCTTCGTCGCGCAGCTGATTGGCGAATTCCACGATCAGGATGCCGTTCTTGGCCGCCAGGCCCACCAGCATCACGATGCCGATCTGGCTGAACAGATTGAGCGTACCGCCGGTGAGCCACAGGCCGACCAGTGCGCCCAGCACCGCCAACGGCACGGTCAGCATGATCACCAGCGGGTGGGCAAAGCTCTCGAACTGCGCCGCCAGCACCAGGTACACCACCAACAGGGCCATGCCGAAGGTCAGCAGCACCGCGCTGCCGGATTGCTGGTATTCGCGCGATTCGCCCTTCCAGTCCACCTGGGCGTAGTCGGGCAGCTCTTCGCGCGCGGTCTGCTGCGCCCAGGCGATCGCTTCGCCCAGCGGGTAGCCCGGGGCCAGGCCGGCAGTAATGGTGATCGCGCGCAGGCGATTGAAGCGGTTCAAGGTGCCGGCTTCGGCCACTTCGCTCAAGCTCACCAGGTTGGACAGCGGAATCAGCTCTCCCCGGCTGGAGCGCACGCGGATGGCGGTGAGGTCTTCCGGCGACATGCGACCCTCGCGCCCGGCCTGCAGCATCACGTCGTATTCCTCGCCGTTGTCGACGAAGGTGGTGACGCGGCGCGAGCCCATCATGGCCTCCAGCGCGCCACCGATCGCGGTGACCGGCACG
The window above is part of the Xanthomonas campestris pv. badrii genome. Proteins encoded here:
- a CDS encoding TrmH family RNA methyltransferase, which gives rise to MTQHDGRGARPPRGNTGSGATPLNPWGRAAPRAPAPAAPAARPAAAPAAANANTARELRLYGINAVQAVFKARPQALRKLYLTEARIPQFKAVLAWCVAQRIGYRVVEEADLSKLAASAHHEGVVADVLRVPPQPLQEWLAALPPGPVLALWLDGVGNPHNFGAILRSSAHFGVAGLLLPAGSTLGLSGAAARVAEGGAEAVPLVQLPQTAQALAQLRHAGFAVAATLVDGGQDVFAASLPQRLVYVMGAESEGMDRQFARDCDLQLSIHGSGLVESLNVASATAVFQAAWRARALPGA
- a CDS encoding alanine/glycine:cation symporter family protein yields the protein MEALINGINGIVWSKALIFMCLGAGVYFTIRTGFMQVRGFVEMIRLTVGGQKSDAGVSSFQALAMSMAGRIGIGNIAGVATAIAFGGPGAIFWMWVMGFLGASTSYVESTLAQIYKTKDADGRYRGGPAYYIEKAMGLKWYALSFAVATIIATGFLMPGVQANAIADSAINACRGTSLCGAMDGQWMGLPMRDAAKLGIGIVVACMLGVIIFGGVKRIANFAEIVVPFMAMGYILMALVIMVLNAERVPDMFATIFSSAFGSHAAFGALLGLAVEWGVKRGIYANEAGQGTGPHAAAAAEVSHPAKQGYVQAFAIYFDTMMVCTATAFLILTTGKYNVYAPDGAKPGLYAGLSGVEEGPGYAQAAVESVLPGWGAGFVAVALFFFAFTTIMAYYYMAETNLNYVNGNRRRPLTVLLLRLGILGMVIFGAFHNAQLAWALGDIGVGVMAWLNIIAILILHKPAMLALKDYERQKRQGLDPVFDPARLGIKNADFWTQR
- a CDS encoding M1 family metallopeptidase, with amino-acid sequence MRRLACLLAPSLLALCCGTALAQSSGEPLPNGRLPAWAVPERYSLALKIDPDQAQFSGRTIIRVQLKQASDHVWLHGKELKVSKATVKPGKGKALTARYVQADAQAGVVRLDFGRTLKPQTITVDIAYSAPLNQQLQGLYQVKYQGNAYAMTQMEPISARYAFPGFDEPAFKTPFDISLTVPKDDQALANTIATSTKPAGKGWKTVTFAPTVPLPTYLVAYAAGPWDVVDVPAMPATPQRPNATPLRGIAAKGQGPRITPALDQTPAIIAALEDYYAFGYPFDKLDLVAAPDFSAGAMENPGFVTFRDWLLLLDKDSPAVNVQRSFNTNAHELAHQWTGDTVTMAWWDDLWLNEAFATWMQQKITMQLHPEYHANLDRIGGAQYAMNNDSLVSARKIRQPITGNGDIETAFDGITYQKGAAVLAMFEAFVGEEVFREGMRAYIAKHRFANATADDLVDAIADAAGKDDAFKAAFRSFLDQPGVPYLQTQVARAGGKTVVNLQQQRYLPLGSTGSTAQQWGVPVCVKYGKGKNQVGTACQLLDSASGSIVLEGAGNNTWVFPNARGAGYYRFSLPKKQLAALGKQIGQLDDSEKLAYADAIDAAYRHGDADSDAVLAALKQLAPSPSADVSTALVDRFVWIWQYQASTDAQRGALRKVAEQAYLPRLRQLGYTRRSGESVDDVALRSSLASLFGLRLRNPEVRKALLAQGDAVLAGGNGALDFSAANPDLLGSALAVTVQERGAAAVDALIAALRTHADPAQRNAMIDGLGAVQDPALLKQVRDFALTDAIKVGEMKSLLRRGHAEHASHASMWPWFTANFDRIVQRSGSFDGGGLPALGASGGCSSEEADRLEAFFKPRLASLSGADRGLAQTGESIRLCAALQQAQTAKR